The genomic segment GCCATCGGCGAGATAGAGATCGTCCAGCCGCTCGCCCTTGCGGCCCAGCGTGCCGAAGGCGGGCTCGACACCCACCTGTTCCAGGCGGGCCCAGGCGGCAGGTTTCGGCTGGTCGGTTCCGGTCCAGCCGATCAGGCGGGTGCGGTCGACGCCCCGGCGTTCCAGTTTGGCGACGTCCCGGTCGCCATAGGCGGTGGCGGTCATCATCAGATCCGGATTGATGGCGGCGATTTCGGCGGCCTGGTCGTCATTGTAGGAGATGAAGATCACATTCTCCGCCGCGTCCGCCGCCTTCACCGCAGCGGCAATGTTGCGGAAACTGGTGGTCGGCTTCTTGTCGAGTTCCAGAACCGCGCCGGTCTGCTTCGCCCAGAGCAGGACGTCGGTCAGTTTCGGCGGGTGGAAGCCCGTGCGTCGGCCGTCATTGTCCTCCAGTTCCAGCCCGCTCATGGTCTCCCAGTCCGTGTCGGAGACATAGCCACTGCCGGTCGTGGTGCGGTTCAGCCGGTCGTCATGCATCAGGGTCAGCACGCCGTCCTTCGTTTCGGCGACATCGATCTCGAACACGCGGATGCCCTTGTCGAATCCGTGCTGGAAGGTCTCGATCGCGTTTTCGGGGAATCCTGTGTCCGGTCCGCCGCGATGGGCGGCAATGACCATGCCCTTATTCTTGCGCAGGCAGTCAAAATATTCCGGCAAAGGGAGTGCAGGGGAGGAAATTGTTGCGGTCTCTCCACCGGTTTCCTGAGGGGGCGTCTGAGCTGCGCCACAGGCCGTCAGGGCCAGCGACATCACGGAAAATGCAAATCTTTTCATGGTGCGGTCCTCAATTCCTTGCCTCGCGTCATCCGCGCGAATACACACACTTCGGTTACAGGACAATGACGCCGCGGCAGGCGCGCAAAGGAGGACACCGCATGAAAGGTCTGATGCAGGACTGGCAGCTCACCACGAACAAGATTCTTGAGCACGCAAAACGGATCAACCCGACCCGCGAGATCATCACGCGCCGCGTCGAAGGCAATATCGAGCGCACCACCTATGGCGAGCTGTTCGACATGTCGAAACAGGTGTCGACCGCGCTGCAGGATGAAGGCATCGGCCATGGCGACCGCGTCGCGACGCTCGGCTGGAACTCAGAGCGTCACATGGCCACCTGGTATGGGGCCATGGGCATCGGCGCCGTGCTGCACACGGTGAACCCGCGCCTCCACCCGGAGCAGATCGCCTGGATCATCAACCATGCCGAAGACAAGGTGCTGGTTTTCGACAAGTCCTTCCTGCCCATCGTCGAGGCGATCAAGGACAATATCCCGACGGTGAAGTCCTTCGTCATCTATGCCGGCGCCGACACGATGCCGGAGAACACGCTGGGCGCCGTGCCGTTCGATATCTGGATCGACGGCCGCTCGCAGAATGTACGCTGGGGCGACTTCCCGGAAGATACCGCCTGCGGTCTCTGCTACACGTCCGGCACGACCGGCGACCCGAAAGGCGTGCTCTATTCGCACCGTTCCAACGTGCTGCACACGATGATCACGATGCAGCGCGATGCCATCGGCATGGGCGCGAACGATGTCGTGCTGCCGGTTGTGCCGATGTTCCACGCCAATGCCTGGGGCCTGACCTTCAGCTGCCCGGCCACCGGCGCCAACATGGTCATGCCCGGCGCGCAGATGGACGGCGCCTCAATCTATGAATTGCTCGACACGGAAAAGGTGACCATTACCGCCGCCGTGCCGACCGTCTGGCTGATGCTGCTGACCCACCTCCAGCAGAACGACCTCAAGCTGCCGCACCTGCAGAAAGTGATCATCGGCGGCTCGGCCGTGCCGGAGAAGATCCTGCGCGCCTTCGAGGAAGACTATGAAGTCGATGTCGTCCACGCCTGGGGCATGACGGAAACCTCGCCGCTCGGTACGCTGGGCACGCTGCCGCCGCACATGCTGGATGCCGACATCGACACCCGCATGGCGCAGAAGCTGAAGCAGGGCCGTCCGCCCTTCGGCGTCGAGCTGAAGATTGTCGATGACGAACATAATGATGTGGCCTGGGACGGCGAGACGTCCGGCCGCCTTCTGGTTCGCGGACCGGGCATCGCGGCGGCCTACTTCAAGGGCGCCGGCGGCAAGGTGGTGGACGAAGACAACTGGTTCGACACCGGGGACGTGGCGAACATGGACCAGTACGGCACGATGCAGATCACCGACCGCGCCAAGGACGTGATCAAGTCCGGTGGGGAGTGGATCTCCTCCATCGACATCGAGAACATCGCGGTTGGCCATCCGAAAGTTGCCAACGCCGCCGCCATCGGCATCCATCACCCGAAATGGGACGAGCGTCCGCTGCTGATCATCCAGCCGGCCGAAGGGGAAAATCCGACCAAGGAAGAAATCTTCAAGGCGCTGGAAGGCAAGATCGCCAAATGGTGGACGCCGGATGACATCGCCTTTGTCGACAGCATTCCGCTGGGCGCCACGGGCAAGATCAACAAGCTGGCCCTGCGCGACACGTTCAAGGACTACAAGCTGCCGACGGCGTAAGCGTCATGGATCTTGGTCTGACGGATAAAGTGGTCTTTGTCGCCGGCGCCAGCCGCGGCATCGGCCTCGGCATTGTCGAAGCCCTTCTGGCCGAAGGGGCCAAGGTCGCCATGGCGGCACGCGGGGCTGACGCGCTGGAAGAACAGCGTGCCCGCCTCGCCGCCCAATATGGCGAACACAGGGTCTGGGCCCGGGCAGGGGATCTGCGCGACTCCAAAACCATCGACGACATGGTCGAGGCGATCGAGCATGAGTTCGATCCGCTCTGGGGCGCCGTCGCCAATGTCGGGCTGCACCCGTGCCCGCCCGGCTATGAGGTGGACGACGAGACCTGGACGGCGGGCCTGCAGCAGAATCTCGACAGCGCCTTCCGTCTTGCCCGGTCCAGCCTGCGCCGGATGGAGCCGCGCGGCGAGGGCTCGATCCTGATGATCTCCTCCATTGCGGGCCTTGGCGCGCTCGGCACGCCGGTCACCTATGGCACGTCGAAAGCGGCGATGAACCACCTCGCCAAGGAACTCGCCCGCGTGGCGGGGCCGTCCGGCGTACGGGTGAATGCGATTGCGCCCGGCAACATCATCTTCCCGGGCGGCGACTGGGAAGAACGCTCCACCGGCCCGCGCGGCGACGCCTGGAACCGCTGGATCCGCCGGGAAGTGCCGCTGCAGCGTTTCGGCAAGCCGGACGAGATCGGTTCTGCCGCCGCCTACCTGCTGAGCCCGCTGGCCAGCTTCATCACCGGTGCCATCCTGCCGGTGGACGGCGGCCAGACAAAGTAGGAATTGGCGAAATAAGCGTCGTCGAATTGGGCCTCAGCCCTCGTCGGTCACATGGATCGACGGGTCGGGCTCCTGAATGCTGATCAGATAGCTCAGCAACAGGTCTGTGCTCTTCGGGCCGAACTGGAATTGCGGCATGTCCGGATGGCCGACTTTCAGCCCGTCGCGGAAATCCTCGGCCAGCGCGTCGCCATCATAATCGGCCAGGATATAGCGCAGCGCCGGGGCATCCGTGCGCCGGGCCTCTTCTCCGTCAATGCCGTGGCAGTCAGCGCATTGGGAGGAGGCGACCTGGCGGCCAAGCGCGATTTCCTCGGTCACGGGCAGGCCGGTCAGGCCCAGTTCCTCTGCCTCCTGTGCCTGCACCTCGGCAATTTCCGGTTCATAGGGCGATGTCTGCACGCAGCCCATCAGGGGCAGGGACAGCGGAACGAGGGCATAGATCAGGCGGCGCATGACGCTCTCCTTTACCAGACAAGCGCGTATGATCGCGCGATGCGGCGCCGAACGCAATTCGTGAATGTTACGGATGTCACCCGGCCGCCATCACAGCCGGATCAATCCGGTCAGCCTTCTGCGGGCTCAGGCTCCTGAATGCTCTTGAGATAGGTCAGCAGCACATCGGCGCCGAGCGGTCCGAAATGGAATTGCGGCATGTCCGGGTGGCCGACTTTCAGGCCTTCCTCGAAGTTCTCGTGCAGCGTGTCGGCATCGTAATTGTTCAGCACATAGCGCAGGGCTGGCGTATCGGCACGCAAGGCATCCTGCTGGTCGAGGCCGTGGCAGTTGGCACAGACGGCGGACGCGACGCCGCGGCCTTCATCGATCTGTTGAGACAGCGGGGCCTTCTGGGACTCCCGAATTTCCATCGCCTCGCACCCGGCAAGGGCGAGCGGAATGAGAATGATACTCAGTTTACGCATAATATTTCCTCCCGTTTATTATTGACCGCAGTGTCTCAGAGAAACGCCCTTCCGGCAATTGAGGAGATTTACGGGGCAGGGGCTGGGCGTTCAGCTTACACCCCGCCGTAATCGGCTCATGATCCGCCATAGTCCGGTATGGTCATGGCAGGTCATGCAGGGGTATGTGTGTGCATGAAAGTCGTGTTTAGGATGACGGCACACCTGGTGGGTATCGGCTCCGCCTCAACCCACCCTACGCTTGCTTGGGACGGTTAAATGAGATGAAAGAGTTGTATTCAGGAAAATTTGCGCCAATCACCGATACGATTGGTTTCCTGCACTGCGATGCCAAGCGTGCGGTTGCCGCATTCCTTGATTGGCAAAATGATATTCAGAGCACGAGAGGAGTGGCGTTATCTGCCTCGTGCATTGCAGGCGATTTCTCATCTGCGATCAAAGCACTTCTTCCGCTCACAAGTGTGGAGCGGCGTCGGTATTTATTCGCACCAACGGATTCAAATTGGACTGTATTCTTGGATAATGGCCATAAAGGTACGGATGCATTTTCGCATCTTTCCTATTTGGCAGAAAAACTCGCCTGCAAGGCGGTGCGAATGACATATGTTTCAGAAGGTAGCGAAGATCGTTATCCCGCTACAATACTTGAAATATATGGTCCGTATAAAACGGACTTTCTAAATATTGTCCGCTCGATATCCTGTGCAGTTGATGGGGGAAGATGGGTGTTCTCTGCGGAAGGTGAGGTCCAGCCCTTTGAAAGCGTAGAGAGATATGCGGAAAGGTTGATTAAGAATCGTTTTCCCGGAGAGATGCTTGAGACATACTTGTCTCAATTGGGCATCCGCGCCTTCGAAGAAGGATTTTATATGCCGAGCAATATGCAAGCCACGCTAGTGAAAAAAGAAGGCCCGATAGCGCCGTCTGCTAGAGAGTTCGAATTGATATGTAAATAAAGTGCGTGGAAGATAGATAAGGTGGGATAAGCAAAGCGATACCCACCACCCGCATGCCCGGACTTGTTGCGCAGCACACGGAAATCCGGCACCTCTATCCTCCCGGATAACCTCCCATGGCAATCTTCCTGCCATGACAGACCGCACCGATTTCTTCTCTCAGGCTTACTACACGATCGCCCGCGCCATTGCCGAGGCGGGCGTGAATGTGGACCTGTTCAAGAATCCTCAGACGATTGCGCAATCGGTGAACCGGCGCGTGCGGGCGGAGCTGAAGCGGCTCGCCGTTCTGCTCCGCCGTCTGATCTTTCTGGAAGCATTGTGGTTGGAGCTCGCACCGCTGACGCCCCGCATCGGCAGCAATTATTACGAACCGAAGAAGCCGGACGCCGAGTACCGCTACGTCTTCACCATGGTGCCTGCGCCCTCCCGCCCATGCCCGCACTTTATGAAGGGGCCGGTGACGGCGCCCATGCGCGGCCCTGTGCCGGCGGCGCCCCTGATCGCGCGGTGGCAGGCCATGCTCGACACGCTGAAGCATCACAAGCGCCGCGCGAAATGCCTCGCTCGCACGATCCAGCGCTGGCAGGCGGCGGGTGAGGCCCGGCCGCATGTGCCGCCCATTCCGCGCAGCCACCGCATGCCGGCTGCGCTGGCTCTCGTCTCGGGCGGGTTGACGGTGCAGCTGATCGACGCGCTGAAACGCTGGCCGGATTCGAGCTGAACTCACGCACAATCAGGAAACTTGCCGGAGCGCTGTGGCGTGTCCGGGCGCAGGTGCTGCTTTCCCCCTCCGCCTCGCGAGGCTCGGCACCTCCCCCGCTTCGCAGGGGAGGATTGAGTCCGGTGCGGGCGGCAAGGACATCCTCCCCTGCGAAGCGGGGGAGGTGGCCGCGAAGCGGTCGGAGGGGGGTGCGGTATTTGCCACCACGAACTGGATCCCGGATATTTGCTGCGCAAATTCCGGGATGACACCGGAAGGAGCTCCGGCCGGTTTCGCCATGCCCTCACGCAGGATTGATCCAACAGGGGCGACAAGATCGTATAGGCGCTGTATGCCTCGGCAGGATAACAGGGAGAGGGAAGCCCATGACCCATTCGGACCAGAGCGGCGGCTGGCGCGGCAAGTTTTCAGCCTTTGCGCTCGCACTCGCAATTTTCGGCGTTTTCTGGTTCTTCATTGCGGCCGCGGGCACCAAGCTCGGCCTGTGGGACTGGCGCACCGGGTTTGGCACGCTGACCATGGGCTGGGGCCCGAAAATCGTGATGGCGGCGCTGGCCGTCTCCATGCTCGCCCTCCTGGTGTCGCTGGTCGCGGCGCCGCGCAAACGGCCCTTCATCCTGGCGCTGGCGGCCCTGCTGGTCGCCGGCCTCTCCATGGGGCGCCTGTTTGCGGCGCGTGAGAACGCCAAACGCCTGCCGCCGCTGCACGACGTCCAGACCGACTGGGCCCATCCGATCATGCCGACCCCGGCGCTGGTGTCCGCCCGGGCCTCGACCGGGGCCTATAACGAGATCGAGGAAGCGCCGGTCATCGCCGACGGTGCCAAGGGCAACTGGCCGGGCATGGAAGGCCGTCTCGTCTCCGAAGTGCAGGAAGAGGCCGAATTCGACCCGGAGCGCCAGAAGAAGGAAGTCTCTGCGCCGTATCCGCACCTCGAAACCGTGATCCTGCCATCGGTGCCGTTCGACATGGCCTATCAGGCCGCGCTGGAGACGGTGAACGCGAATGGCTGGACCATCGTCACCGCCGAGCCGCAGGAAGGCCGGATCGAAGCGACCGACACGACCTTCTGGTTCGAGTTCAAGGATGACGTGATGATCCGCGTGTTGCCGGAGGGTGAAAGCGGCTCTCGCGTGGATGTCCGCTCCACCAGCCGCGTCGGCCTGTCGGATCTCGGCGCCAATGCCAAGCGCGTGAAGCTGTTCCTGGAAGACTTCGAAGCCCGGCTTTAAGGCGGGCGGGGGCTCAGCGCCCTTCGTTCAGGAAGGCGATGATCGCGTCAGGCAGCGCCGGATCGCCCACGGCAGAGACGTGGGTGCCGGTGATCTGCTTGTATTGCGCACCGGGGATGATCTCCGCCAGTGTCTCACCGGACCCGTTGTCCGTGTCCTGATCGCCGGTAATGACGAGGACCGGCAGGTCGAACGTCTCCAGCAGGTCGCGCCCGGTATAAATCCGGGCAGAGAGCGCGCCGAGATAACCTTCCAGCGTGCCGCCGCTGGCTTTCGCCCGCGCAAGGATGGCTTTCGCGGCGGGTGTGTCTTCCCCGCGCATCGCCGCTTCGATTGCTGCGCGGAATCCGTCATTGCGGCTGGCATCTGTTTCGTCGGCCACGGTGTCGCCAACGCCGCCAAGCACCAGCCGGCCGCTGGACCGGGAGAGGAGCTGGTAACGCAGCGCGCTGATCGCGCCCATGGAATAGCCGACGACCGCAAAGGGCTCGGCCCCCAGATGTTTCATCAGGGCAATCTGGTCGCGGGCAATGGCATCGCGCGGCCAGCTGGCAGGATCACCCGGCACCGGCGAGGCGCCATGGCCGCGCAGGTCCGGCGCGATGACGCGGTAACCGGCATCCGCGATCTTCTGCGCGATGCCGGGCCGGACCCAGTTCAGGTCCGCATTCGCCGTGAAGCCATGGAGGAGCAGAACGACCGGCCCTTCGCCGAGGTCGAGATAGGAAATGGGGGTGCCGTCAAACGACTCGAAGGTGCGGGTTACAGGGGCTGTCATCGCGGTCTCCACTGGCGGGGAGGCATGCGCGGCCGGCGTGACGGCCAGCGCTAGGCTGAGCATCACAGCGCCGAGGGCTGTATTCCGGTGCATGGATTGTCCTCCCGATGCCGGGAGTGTGCCGGGCCTGTTCTCGACAGGCAAGCCGCTTAGCGGTCTTTCGGGTCCAGCGCGTCGCGCAGGCCGTCGCCGATGAAGTTCAGGCAGAGCAGGGTGACCGCCATCGTCCCGGCCGGGGCGAGCAGCATCCAGGGCTTTTCTTCCATGCGGGACGCGCCGTCGGAGATCAGCACGCCGAGCGAGGTCAGCGGCTCGTTCACGCCGAGGCCGAGGAAGGAGAGGAAGCTCTCTGCCAGGATCACGACCGGAATGGTCAGCGTGACATAGACTGCCACAGGGCCGATCACGTTCGGCAGGATATGGCGCAGGATGATGGCGCGGCGGCTGACACCTGCGGCGCGGGCAGCCTCGATGAATTCCTTGCCCTTGATGGCAAGCGTCTGGCCGCGGACGATCCGCGCCATGGTCAGCCATTCGATGGCGCCAATGGCGGCGAAGATCAGGAAGATGTTCCGCTCGAACACGGTCAGCAACAGGATGACGAAGAAGATGAAGGGCAGGGCGTAGAGCACATCCACGATGCGCATCATGAAATTGTCCACCCGGCCGCCAAGATAGCCGGCCGTTGCGCCCCAGGTGACGCCGATGACGAGGCTGACGGCGGTCGCGACGACGCCAACCATGAGCGAGATGCGCAGGCCGATCATCAGGCGGGCCAGCAGGTCGCGGCCCTGAAGGTCGGTCCCGAGGAGGTGCCAGTTCTCGAAAGTCGGGGCGATGGCCCGGGCATCGGAAATGGTGCGGTAGTCATGCACCCAGACCATCGGGCCGATCAGGGCGATGATCACCAGCACGCCGAGCACCCACATGGAGGCCACGGCGGCCTTGTTGTGGAACAGGCGGGCGCGGGCATCGTCCCACAGGGAGCGGCCCCCGGCGATTGCCTGGTTGACGGGTTCAACGCGTCCGGTCGGATCGAGAAGCGGGTCAGCCTGGCTCATCAGTCGTACTTCACTTTCGGGTCGAGCACCGCATAGAGGATGTCGGCGACGAGGTTCAGCAGCACGATCAGGCCAGCATAAACGATGATCGCACCCATCACGAGCGTGTAGTCGCGGTTGAGCGCGCCATTGACGAAGTAGGAGCCGAGCCCCGGCAGGCCGAACACTTTCTCGATGACGACCGAACCGGTCATCACCCGCGCCATGGCCGGGCCGGCATAGGAGATCAGCGGCAGCAGCGCGGCCGGCAGCGCGTGGCGCGCGATCACCTGACGCTCAGACAGGCCTTTCGAACGGGCGGTGCGGATATGGTTGGAGCGCATCGTCTCGATGATGGACGCGCGCATCAGGCGGGAAATGATGGCGATCTGCGGCAGCGCCAGCGTGATGACCGGCAGGGTCATGTTGTGCCAGTTCATGCCGATATTGGGGTAGGTGCCGAGGCCGCCGACGGCAAAAATGCCGGCGCCAAGGGAGAAAACCAGAATCAGGATTGGCCCGGTCACAAAGGTCGGGATGGATATCCCGAACATGGCGAGCCCCATGACGCCGTAATCGGCCGAGGAGTTCTGCCTGAGCCCCGCAAAAACGCCCAGCAATGTGCCAAGCGTTATCCCCAGGATCATCGCCAGAGAGCCGATCGTGAGCGAAATCGGCAAGCCGTCGGCGATCAGGTCGTTCACGCTCTTGCCAAGCGTCTTGTAGGAGGGCCCGAAATCGCCGTGGAGCACGCCGCCGACATAGTCGAAATACTGTTCGTGCAGGGGCTTGTCGAAGCCGAATTTGGCGGCGATGGCCTTTTCGGTGGCCGCCGGCAGCTTGCGTTCGCCGTCGAAAGGCCCGCCCGGGGCTGCGCGCATCATCAGGAAGGCCATGGTGATAATGGCCAGCATGGTGGGAATGGCGATCAGCAGGCGCCGGGCTGTATAGGCCCATGGGATCCGGCTGAAGGCGCGCTGCAGGGAGGACAAGGGCAAATTTCCGTCGTTGTTGCAGGGCGGTAGTGAAAAGGTGTTCCGCCAGAACCTTGGCAGAACGCACATCCTTCCTTAGCTAGGTATCCGAATCGATCAAGACCGTCTCAACAGACAGGACCCTCCCAAATGGCTGATATACGCCGCGTAACAGACGCATTCGCCGTTGCTCCGCAAATTTCCGAAAAAGATGTCGAAGAAATCGCTGCAGCCGGTTTCAAGACCATCATTGCCAACCGGCCGGACGGCGAAGGCGGCATCGAACAGCCGCGGATGGGGCCTATCCGGGCAAAAGCCGAAGCCCTCGGCCTGACCTTCGTGGCGCTGCCGTTTTCAGGCGCGCCGACGCCGGAAATCGTTGAGCGCATGGGCGGAATCCTCAATGAGGCGCCTCAGCCGGTGCTGGCCTATTGCCGCACAGGGACACGCTGTATCACCGCCTGGGCGCTGACCCATTCCGGGCAGGGCACAGGCAAGGAAATCGTCGACGCTGCAGCAGACGCGGGCTACGATCTTTCCAGTATCGAATCGCTGCTCTAAGGGCAGTTGCGTATGGCCGGTGATCACAATTGCGCCGCATTAAGTGTGTTGTCAGTGAGCTGGCGGCGTGCGAGGCAGGAAACCGGCCGCGAACCGTGTCGTGTTACATTGTTCGCCAGTCAGGAGAGTACGGTATGACAGACCGGTTGTGGCTGACCGATTTCAAGTACGACGACGGCGCAATGCTGGTGAAGAAAACCGGCGCGCGTATTCCGCTGACATTCTCGCTGATCAACGACGTTTTCACCTGGCTCGCTTTCTATGGCGCCGCCCAGTCCTGGCGCATCTGGCGCCGGATCGAGGGCCACAAGCGCCCGACCATCGCGTTCTACCCGGACAAGCCGCGCCCCTGGTATTTCATCTGGCCGGTGATGCATGTTTCCGGCGCGAAGCTGATCGACGATGTCACCAAAGCCGACATTGTCATGCAGTTCGACGATTGTACCGCTACGAACAACAAGCTGCCGGACGTCAAGGACGGCGCGCGCCTCGTCAATTTCGAATGCCATGATGTGTCGAAGTCCAAGGTTGGCGTCGCTTTTGAAAAGGCGGCGGGCTATTCGCTTGCGGTCGACCCGACGACCTATACCGGCCGGATGGTGGAAAAGTCCGAACTGAACGCCGCGCATGACGGGCGTGTTCTGGAAGGCCCGCTGGATGAGGCCGTACCCGGCAAATGCTATCAGGTCCTCGTCGACAATGAGATTGAAGGCGGGCTGGTTGAAGACCTGCGTTGCTGTCTCGTGAATGGCTCTCCAGTCGTTGTCTTCCGTAAGCGCCGGCCACTGGAGCGCCGCTTCGCGAATGAGAACGCGCAGGTGCTGCTTGACGAACCTCGCAATTGTTACACGGCGGATGAAATCACCGTGATCGAGCGCTTTGCGAAGGAAATGAGACTGGACTGGGGCGGCATTGACTGTCTACGTGATCGCAACAGCGGACGACTCTATATCGTCGATGCGAACAAGACCGACATGGGCCCGCCGGTGGCGCTGAAGCTTGGTTCCAAGCTGAGAGCAACGCGCCGAATGGCTCAGGCTTTCGGGACACGGTTTGCGCCGAAGCGGCGATAGGGATAAGTCTGCAGACTGAATTTCGAGAGACTGCACATGGCTATCCCTTACATTAAGGACATTGAATTCGAGTACGGGGTCGTTCAACAGATGACGCCCCTGATCCGCAGGGTGATCGCGAACAATCCTGGTCCATTCACTTATGCTGGTACCGGTGTCTACATCATCGGGCATGGCGACGTGGCGGTGATTGATCCGGGACCTGAGCAGCCGGAGCATTTCGAGGCGCTGAAAAAGGCGCTGGAAGGCGAGACCGTCACCCATGTTCTCGTCAGCCATGGCCACTCCGATCACTCGCCGCTGGCCCAGCCACTCGCCGAATGGGCGGGCTGCAAGACCTATGCGAAGAATTGCGGCGTGCCGACCGCCAAGGGTGAGCTTGGAAGTGCGGATGATCTGGGCTTCATGCCGGATGTCAAAGTCGGCGATGGGGATGTGATCTCGGGTCCCGGCTGGACGCTGGATGTGATCGAAACGCCCGGCCACACCTGCAACCATCTCTGCTTCGGCCTGCGCGAAGAGAATGCCTGCCTGTCCGGCG from the uncultured Hyphomonas sp. genome contains:
- a CDS encoding ABC transporter permease subunit; translation: MSSLQRAFSRIPWAYTARRLLIAIPTMLAIITMAFLMMRAAPGGPFDGERKLPAATEKAIAAKFGFDKPLHEQYFDYVGGVLHGDFGPSYKTLGKSVNDLIADGLPISLTIGSLAMILGITLGTLLGVFAGLRQNSSADYGVMGLAMFGISIPTFVTGPILILVFSLGAGIFAVGGLGTYPNIGMNWHNMTLPVITLALPQIAIISRLMRASIIETMRSNHIRTARSKGLSERQVIARHALPAALLPLISYAGPAMARVMTGSVVIEKVFGLPGLGSYFVNGALNRDYTLVMGAIIVYAGLIVLLNLVADILYAVLDPKVKYD
- a CDS encoding TIGR01244 family sulfur transferase, producing MADIRRVTDAFAVAPQISEKDVEEIAAAGFKTIIANRPDGEGGIEQPRMGPIRAKAEALGLTFVALPFSGAPTPEIVERMGGILNEAPQPVLAYCRTGTRCITAWALTHSGQGTGKEIVDAAADAGYDLSSIESLL
- a CDS encoding ABC transporter permease subunit, which translates into the protein MSQADPLLDPTGRVEPVNQAIAGGRSLWDDARARLFHNKAAVASMWVLGVLVIIALIGPMVWVHDYRTISDARAIAPTFENWHLLGTDLQGRDLLARLMIGLRISLMVGVVATAVSLVIGVTWGATAGYLGGRVDNFMMRIVDVLYALPFIFFVILLLTVFERNIFLIFAAIGAIEWLTMARIVRGQTLAIKGKEFIEAARAAGVSRRAIILRHILPNVIGPVAVYVTLTIPVVILAESFLSFLGLGVNEPLTSLGVLISDGASRMEEKPWMLLAPAGTMAVTLLCLNFIGDGLRDALDPKDR
- a CDS encoding glycerophosphodiester phosphodiesterase family protein produces the protein MKRFAFSVMSLALTACGAAQTPPQETGGETATISSPALPLPEYFDCLRKNKGMVIAAHRGGPDTGFPENAIETFQHGFDKGIRVFEIDVAETKDGVLTLMHDDRLNRTTTGSGYVSDTDWETMSGLELEDNDGRRTGFHPPKLTDVLLWAKQTGAVLELDKKPTTSFRNIAAAVKAADAAENVIFISYNDDQAAEIAAINPDLMMTATAYGDRDVAKLERRGVDRTRLIGWTGTDQPKPAAWARLEQVGVEPAFGTLGRKGERLDDLYLADGDASEYDAMAADGLVLLATDEPYRVADMITADDAGREACGR
- a CDS encoding DUF1499 domain-containing protein, with amino-acid sequence MTHSDQSGGWRGKFSAFALALAIFGVFWFFIAAAGTKLGLWDWRTGFGTLTMGWGPKIVMAALAVSMLALLVSLVAAPRKRPFILALAALLVAGLSMGRLFAARENAKRLPPLHDVQTDWAHPIMPTPALVSARASTGAYNEIEEAPVIADGAKGNWPGMEGRLVSEVQEEAEFDPERQKKEVSAPYPHLETVILPSVPFDMAYQAALETVNANGWTIVTAEPQEGRIEATDTTFWFEFKDDVMIRVLPEGESGSRVDVRSTSRVGLSDLGANAKRVKLFLEDFEARL
- a CDS encoding MBL fold metallo-hydrolase, translating into MAIPYIKDIEFEYGVVQQMTPLIRRVIANNPGPFTYAGTGVYIIGHGDVAVIDPGPEQPEHFEALKKALEGETVTHVLVSHGHSDHSPLAQPLAEWAGCKTYAKNCGVPTAKGELGSADDLGFMPDVKVGDGDVISGPGWTLDVIETPGHTCNHLCFGLREENACLSGDHIMGWSTTVVAPPDGDMGDYMRSLEKIRLMKFGALYPTHGDPVKGQDFVEHFITEYAEHRRERERAILHHLSEGENLIPEMVKEMYRDVDKRLHPAAAMSVLGHMIELVKTGRVSTPDDKPSVRSHFELVSPAA
- a CDS encoding c-type cytochrome; the encoded protein is MRRLIYALVPLSLPLMGCVQTSPYEPEIAEVQAQEAEELGLTGLPVTEEIALGRQVASSQCADCHGIDGEEARRTDAPALRYILADYDGDALAEDFRDGLKVGHPDMPQFQFGPKSTDLLLSYLISIQEPDPSIHVTDEG
- a CDS encoding long-chain-fatty-acid--CoA ligase, with amino-acid sequence MKGLMQDWQLTTNKILEHAKRINPTREIITRRVEGNIERTTYGELFDMSKQVSTALQDEGIGHGDRVATLGWNSERHMATWYGAMGIGAVLHTVNPRLHPEQIAWIINHAEDKVLVFDKSFLPIVEAIKDNIPTVKSFVIYAGADTMPENTLGAVPFDIWIDGRSQNVRWGDFPEDTACGLCYTSGTTGDPKGVLYSHRSNVLHTMITMQRDAIGMGANDVVLPVVPMFHANAWGLTFSCPATGANMVMPGAQMDGASIYELLDTEKVTITAAVPTVWLMLLTHLQQNDLKLPHLQKVIIGGSAVPEKILRAFEEDYEVDVVHAWGMTETSPLGTLGTLPPHMLDADIDTRMAQKLKQGRPPFGVELKIVDDEHNDVAWDGETSGRLLVRGPGIAAAYFKGAGGKVVDEDNWFDTGDVANMDQYGTMQITDRAKDVIKSGGEWISSIDIENIAVGHPKVANAAAIGIHHPKWDERPLLIIQPAEGENPTKEEIFKALEGKIAKWWTPDDIAFVDSIPLGATGKINKLALRDTFKDYKLPTA
- a CDS encoding alpha/beta hydrolase; translated protein: MHRNTALGAVMLSLALAVTPAAHASPPVETAMTAPVTRTFESFDGTPISYLDLGEGPVVLLLHGFTANADLNWVRPGIAQKIADAGYRVIAPDLRGHGASPVPGDPASWPRDAIARDQIALMKHLGAEPFAVVGYSMGAISALRYQLLSRSSGRLVLGGVGDTVADETDASRNDGFRAAIEAAMRGEDTPAAKAILARAKASGGTLEGYLGALSARIYTGRDLLETFDLPVLVITGDQDTDNGSGETLAEIIPGAQYKQITGTHVSAVGDPALPDAIIAFLNEGR
- a CDS encoding SDR family oxidoreductase; its protein translation is MDLGLTDKVVFVAGASRGIGLGIVEALLAEGAKVAMAARGADALEEQRARLAAQYGEHRVWARAGDLRDSKTIDDMVEAIEHEFDPLWGAVANVGLHPCPPGYEVDDETWTAGLQQNLDSAFRLARSSLRRMEPRGEGSILMISSIAGLGALGTPVTYGTSKAAMNHLAKELARVAGPSGVRVNAIAPGNIIFPGGDWEERSTGPRGDAWNRWIRREVPLQRFGKPDEIGSAAAYLLSPLASFITGAILPVDGGQTK